In Pasteurella dagmatis, the sequence AACCCTAAGACTAAGTAACCTAAAATTGATGCAACCGCAATTAAAATCGCATAAGGCAATTGCGTAGTTACATGATCGATATGATCACATCTTGCTCCTGTAGAGGATAAAATTGTGGTATCTGAAATTGGTGAACAGTGGTCACCACATACTGCACCTGCCATTACAGCTGATAAACAAGGGAGCATTAACTCAGGGGCTGCATTTGCTGCGATTGCAGCAGCAATTGGTAACATAATCCCAAATGTTCCCCAACTTGTCCCCGTCGAAAAGGCCATTATTGCAGTTAGAATGAATAATAATGCAGGCAATACAGAAACTGGCAAGCTATCAGATACTAATGAAGATAAGTAAACCCCTGTTTTCATATCGCCAACAACATTATTAATTGTCCAAGCAAATAATAAAATTAAGATTGCTCCCAACATTGATTTCATACCAACAATCCAAGCTGTGCGATATTCAGATAAGCTCACTTGACGATCAAGTAGAATACAAATTGTTGAAACAACCACCGCACTTACACCACCAAAAACTAAAGAAATACCCACTGTTGTATTTTCAAATGCACCTAAAATATCAAAAGGTTTATTATCTGCAGCTAACACTTCATAACCGGTATAAAGCATCATTCCTACTGTCGCAACAATTAACACTGCAATTGGCAAAACAAGGTTACGTACACGACCTTTAACACCAGTTTCTTCAACATCAAAGTGAGTAGTACTTTCTAATGCAGTACGTTCGTGTCTTGCCATTGAACCAATATCAAAGGAAAAATAAGCAACAAAAAAGACCATTAAAATAGAAAAGACTGCATAAAAGTTCATTGCACTCATTGTCATAAATGCACCAATTGGTGAATATTCAGTGATCGAATAAGTTGCGAGCAATCCGGCGATTAAAGTAATAATATAAGCTCCCCAACTTGAAACAGGCATTAGTACACACATCGGAGCAGCTGTAGAGTCTAAAATATAAGCAAGTTTTGCACGTGATACTTTAAATTTATCGGTAACAGGACTTGCAATCGCACCGACTGCTAAACTATGAAAATAGTCATCAATAAAAGTCACGAATACTAAAGAGGCCGCAAGTAATTTTGCGCCACGTCTATCTTTAATGCGTTTTTGAGCCCATTCTGCGAATGCTCTATTACTGCCAGATACCGTTAAAAGTGCGGTCAATACACCGAGTAATAATAAGAATAAAATAATATTGATGTTATTTGAATTCAGACCTTCTTCACCATAGAACAGTGATGAAACATTATTTTTCAAATAACCTAGTCCACTCAAAATATTAAAATCTGCTAGCATTAAAGAGCCAACAATAATACCAAGGCTAAGTGATAAAATAACACGACGAGTTGCAATTGCTAACAATAATGCCAATATTGGTGGGATAACCGACCAAACCGACGTTGAATAATCGATAAGTTCCATAAGTTTTCTACCTTATAAAAAAAGGGATAACCACTGAATAAATAGAGAAGTATTCTAAAAGGTAGGCAAATAAGACCTGACCCCAACCAGTAGCGCTCCATAGTGACTAAAAAGACTATGACAGTGACGTTCCTTTCGAAGACGCCACCAACCAATTAGAATGACTTCTAATTGATTTCGGCGGTCACTCCTTTCATTTTTCCTCATCGTTATCCACTCAGAAAAAATACTTATAGTGATCGCACCTCTACATATGTAGGATTGCTCAAGACTACCTGAAAAATGAACAAATGCCAATAGTTAAAAGACGATATTTTTAATAGAATGAAATAAATTGACAATAGATTGAATATTAAATATGAAAATCCCAATTGTCATAATAAAATATTATTTACCAACCCCTTTATTTACTATATCATCTGAAAAGTTAGTTATTACTAATAACTAATCTTTGCTAAATGATATGAGGAAAAAAAATGAGTGAACTACTAAAAACTCTAAATAACATTCGTAGCTTACGTGTTTTGGCTCGAGAATCCACATTGCAGCAACTAGAAGCAGCGTTGGAAAAATTCCAACAAGTTGTTGATGCAAAACGTGCAGAGGAAGAGGAAGCATTACGCCAAGAAACAGCACGTCAAGAAAGAATTGCTAAATTGAAGGAATCATTGAAGCAAGAAGGAATTACTGCAGAAGAGCTAGCTGAAATTTTAGCACAAAATCCAACTAGCCAACGTAAGAAAAGACAACCTCGTCCAGCTAAATATAAATATGTAGATGAAAATGGTGAGGTAAAAACTTGGACTGGTCAAGGAAGAACACCTCGTCCAATTCAAATTGCGTTGAATGAAGGAAAATCATTGTCTTCATTTGAAATTTAATTATTTTCCCTTTTCATATTAAAACCCATTTTTTAATGGGTTTTAATTTATTTGATATACATCTAAACGTACTATTATGATCGAAAATAAAATTCTATTAACTGATTGTCCAGATGACAAAGGGCTTATCGCTAAAATTACTAATATTTGTTATAAACATCAGCTCAACATCCTTCAAAATAATGAGTTTGTGGA encodes:
- a CDS encoding Na+/H+ antiporter NhaC family protein, which produces MELIDYSTSVWSVIPPILALLLAIATRRVILSLSLGIIVGSLMLADFNILSGLGYLKNNVSSLFYGEEGLNSNNINIILFLLLLGVLTALLTVSGSNRAFAEWAQKRIKDRRGAKLLAASLVFVTFIDDYFHSLAVGAIASPVTDKFKVSRAKLAYILDSTAAPMCVLMPVSSWGAYIITLIAGLLATYSITEYSPIGAFMTMSAMNFYAVFSILMVFFVAYFSFDIGSMARHERTALESTTHFDVEETGVKGRVRNLVLPIAVLIVATVGMMLYTGYEVLAADNKPFDILGAFENTTVGISLVFGGVSAVVVSTICILLDRQVSLSEYRTAWIVGMKSMLGAILILLFAWTINNVVGDMKTGVYLSSLVSDSLPVSVLPALLFILTAIMAFSTGTSWGTFGIMLPIAAAIAANAAPELMLPCLSAVMAGAVCGDHCSPISDTTILSSTGARCDHIDHVTTQLPYAILIAVASILGYLVLGFTLSGLLGFITTGVVLVILVFLFKRK
- a CDS encoding H-NS family histone-like protein, with the protein product MSELLKTLNNIRSLRVLARESTLQQLEAALEKFQQVVDAKRAEEEEALRQETARQERIAKLKESLKQEGITAEELAEILAQNPTSQRKKRQPRPAKYKYVDENGEVKTWTGQGRTPRPIQIALNEGKSLSSFEI